The genomic DNA CAGCAGGGAGTCGATCACCGGCGCGACCAGCTCCCCTGAAGGATGGGTCGGAAGGGTCGCGGTACCGGCCAGCACGGCGTCGCCGTAACGCTCGAGAAGGGTCAGCGACAGGGCGTGGCGGCGGGCGAAGTCGAGGCGGGAGAAGGCCTCCGCCTCCTCCCGCGCCGGACCGGGGAGGATCTGGCGCCATCCGCCCAGCTCCTCGACCAGCGCTCCGAGGCGCGCCAGCCCGTCGGTCCCGCCCAGGTCCAGCGCCGTCACGACGGGGAAATGGTTCACGCCGGTGATGGTGGGCCGGACCGCCTCCCACGGCAGTCCGAAGGCCAGGGCAACGTCCAGGCAGTAGTGGCCCACCTCGTGGCACAGCCCGACGACGCTCACGCCCGTGCGGCGGGCCACGGCGCGGGTGAGGCAGCTCATCGGGTTGGTGATGTTGAGCATGACGGCGCGGGGGCACAGCTCCGCCATGTCCTCGGCGATGCCGACGAGAACGGGGATGTTGCGCAGGGACCGGTTGATGCCGCCGGGGCCGACGCTGTCACCCACCGACTGCCGGATGCCGTGGCGGGCCGGGACGTCGAGGTCGACCGCCATGCTCGTGAACCCGCCGGTGGAGATTGTGACCACGACGAAGTCGGCGCCGGCGAGGGCGCGCCGGCGGTCGGTGGTCGTCTCGACGGTGGCCTTCGACCCGAGCAGCTCGTCGGCGCGGCGGAAGACCCCCTCCATCCTCGGGAGCGGCGCGCTGTCGACGTCCATCAGCGCGACGTGACAGCCGGCCAGCGACGCCGTCCCCAACAGGTCGGTGATCAGCTTGGGGGACCACTGGTAGCTGCCGCCCCCGATGATCGTCACCTTCACCGCGCCGCACCCCCGCGTCGAGGCGCTCACGGTAGGGCACCAACCGCGCCCCGGGCGCCGCCGGGTGGCATCCTTCCGGGTTGAGAAGCCCGCAGTGACCGAAACCTCCACCACGCTCCCCACCGGGGCCAAGCCACCCCCCCAGGCCCGCCGCCTGTTGCGGCCCCTCACCCTCGTGGTGCTCCTGATCGTGGTGGCGACCACCCTGGCTGCCTCGTGGGCCACCCGCAACCTGGTCCGGGACCAGGAGAGCCGGCTCCTCCAGGAGCGGACCAAGGAGGTGGCGCTGGTCCTCAACGAGGCGGTAGGCACCATCCAGTCCGAGCTGGCCACCCTCGGCAGCCAGCTGCAGCTCCCCGGGGGGCTGGACCGGTTCCCGGCCTACGCCGCGGCCCAGGTCGGCGGCGCCGGGGGAGGAACGGCTGTGGCCCTGCTGCAGCCGTCCGGGACGGGCTTCGTGGTGGTGGCGGCCGCCGGCAAGGGCCTGTCGACCGGCCAGGGCCTGGGCGGGGGCGTCGCCGCCACCGCCTCGACCGCGCTGCACCATCCCGGCGTCTACACCACGCCCGTCTACAGCCGGGCCGGCGCCCGTCTGCTCGGCCTGGCCACCGGGCCGCCGGCGGCACCCCCGGGGATGGTCCTCTACCGGGAGACTCCGGCCGCGGGCCGGAGCCCGAGCTCTTTGCAGTCCGGGCCCTACTCGGAGCTGTACCTGGCTCTCTACGACAGCCCCCGCCCCCGATCGGACACCCTGGTGCTGGCCAACACCCTGCAACTGCCGCTTCCGGGTCCGGTCGTGTCCGAGCAGTTCAAGCTCGGCCAGAGCCAGTGGTTCCTCGAGGTGGCGGCCCGCCAGCCGCTGGTCGGCTCGGTGGCCGGCCGGGCGGCGTGGTTCGTGCTCGGCGTCGGCCTGCTGGGTGCGGTGCTGATGGGGCTGCTGGCGGAGATGATCGGGCGCCGGCGCGACTACGCCCTGGCCCTGGTCGACGAGCGCACCGCCGCCCTGCGGGCCTCGCTCGACGAGCTGGCCGCCGCCCAGGCCCAGCTGGTCGACCGCGAGCGCCTGGCGGCCATCGGCCAACTGGCCTCCGCGGTCGGGCACGAGCTGCGCAACCCCCTCGGCGTGATCAGCAACTCGCTGTACCTGCTGCGGCGCAGCAGCGACCCCGACGACGAGAAGGTGCGCCGGCAGCTCGACACCGCCGATCGCGAGGTGTCCGCCGCCACCCTGATCGTCTCGGACCTCCTCGAGTACGCCCGGGGGCGCCAGCCCATCATCGCCGGGGTGGCCCTCGACCAGCTCGTCGAGGAGGTGCTGTCGGTTTCCCCGGCCCCGGACGGGATCGACGTCTCGTGGGACGGCGCCGCTGACGTGCCGCCTGTGGCCGCTGATCGGGACCAGCTCCGCCAGGTCCTGCTCAACCTGGTGACCAACGCCTACGACGCCATGCCCGACGGGGGCGCCATCACGGTGGACGCGGCGCCGGACGGGTCGGGACGCATCCGCATCCGGGTGGCGGACACCGGCTCCGGAATGGCGCAGGACACCCGGAGCCGGGTGTTCGAGCCCTTCTTCACCACCAAGGCACGCGGCGTGGGGCTGGGCCTGGCGGTGTCGGCCCGGATCGTCGGCGCCCACGCCGGCACCATCACGGTCGACAGCACGCCCGGCGCCGGCACCACCTTCGTCATCGACCTGCCCGTCTTCTCCGGGGAGAACGGGGCGTGACGACCGTGCTGGTGGTCGACGACGAGCCGGGGATGCGCGAGACCCTGACGGACATCCTCGAAGGGGCCGGCTACGCCGTGGTCGTCGCCTCCGACGGTGACTCGGCCATGGCCGCCTTCCGGACCCAGCCTGTCGACGTGGTGGTGATGGACGTGCGCATGCCCGGGCGGGACGGCGTGTCGGTGCTGCAGGAGATGAACGGTCCGCCGCCTAACGTGATCATGATGACGGCCTACGCCATGGAGGAGCGGCTGCGCGACGCCATGGACTCGCGGGCCTACGCCATGGTGCACAAGCCCTTCCAGGCGCGCTACCTCCTGAGCCTGGTCGAGGAAGCCACCGGAAGCCCGGCATGAACCCGCCGGCGGACGGCGCCGGTGCCGGCGGGTCGGTGCTGGTCGTGGACGACGATCCCGGGATGCGCGACACCGTCGTGGACATCCTCAGCGGCAACGACATCGAGGCCGTCGGGGCGGCGTCGGCGGCCCAGGCCCTCGACCGGGCGCGGGTGGGGGCCACGGCGGTGGCGGTGGTCGACTACCGGCTGCCCGACGCCAGCGGCGCCGAGCTGGGCGCCCGCCTCAAGGAGCGCGACCCCGACATCCAGGTCGTGCTCGTCACCGGCTACGCCACCCTGGAGACGGCCATCGCCGCCGTTGGCCTGCTCGACGACTTCCTCACCAAGCCCGTCCCTCCCGACCAGCTGGTCCGGTCGGTCCGGTCGGCGCTGGACCGGTGGCGGCTGCGGCGGGAGAACGCCGAGCTGCTCAGCCGGCTGAGCGACTCGAACCGCCGCCTCCAGGAGAGCGTGGCCGAGCGGACCCGGGACCTCGAGGGCGTGATCAGCCTGGCCGGATCGCTCAGCCGGGCGGTGGCGGTGGGGGAGGCGGCCTCGGCCGGAACGGCGGCGCTCGTGGCCGCCACCGGGTCCGACGCCGGCGCCGCCTACGTCCTCGACGAGTCCGACACCCTCCTCGAGCTGAGCGCCGACGTCGGCGGGGCCGAGCCCTTCCCGCCCCGGCTTCCCCTCAATGGATCGGTGGAAGGCGGTCGCGGGGGCGGGCTCGACTCGGCCGACCGCGTCGAGCTCCAGGTGGCCGGCCAGCCGGTCGGGGTGATCTTCCTGATCCGCCCCCGCCAGAGCAACCCCGAGCTGGTAGCCGCCCTCTCGACGCTGGCCGCGCTGGCCGTCCAGAACGCCCAACGGTTCGGGCGCGAGCGCCAGACGGTGGAGCGGCTGTCCGAGCTCGACCGGATGAAGGACACCCTTCTCGCCAGCGTCTCCCACGAGCTGCGCACCCCGCTCACGGCCATCGTCGGGTTCGCCGAGGTGCTCGAGCGCCAGGGCGACGCCATCCCGGCCGACCGGCGCCAGGAGATCCTCCACCGCATGGTGGCCCAGGGGGCCCGGCTGTCCCGGCTGATCGAGAACGTGCTGAGCTCGATCACGATCAAGGGCCAGGCCATGCAGGTGACCATCGGGCCGGTCCCGGTCGCCGACGTGGTCGAGCGGGTGCTGGGCTCCCTTCCCGACCGGGTGAACGTGAACGTGGACGTCGACGCCGACCTGCAGGTCCTGGCCGACACAGGCCGGCTCGAGCAGGTGGTGGGCAACCTGGTCGACAACGCCGTCAAGTACGCCGGGGACGACCTCAGCATCTCGGCCCACCTCCACGGAGCCGACCGGGTGGAGCTGGCCGTGGCCGACCGGGGCCCGGGGATCGACCCCGCCGCCCTCGCCGAGGTCTTCGACCCCTTCGTGCAGGGGCCCTCGGGCCCGACCGTGCAGGCCGGCGGGGTCGGCCTCGGGCTCTACATCGCCCGCCAGCTGGTCGAGGCCATGGGCGGCACGATCGAGGTCGACAGCGGGGCGGGGGAGGGGTCGATCTTCCGGGTGCGCCTGCGGGCCGCCTGACCGGAGCCGATCGAACACCCGTTCGGTACAGTTCCCCCCGTGCCCTCGAGCCGGGCGGCCACCATCCTCCATGCCGACCTCGACGCCTTCTACGCCTCCGTCGAGCAGCTCCTCGATCCCCGCCTCCGGGGCCGGCCGATAGCGGTCGGGGGCGGAGTCGTGCTGGCCGCCTCCTACCAGGCCAAGGCCTTCGGGGTGGAGGCCGGCATGGCCGGGTGGCGGGCCCGCCAGCTGTGCCCGGGCCTCGAGTTCGTGGGCGGCCACTTCCGCGAGTACCAGCGGCTGGCCGACGAGGTGATGGCGGTGTTCCACGACTTCACCCCGCTGGTCGAGCGGGTCTCGATCGACGAGGCGTTCCTCGACGTGGCCGGAGCGGTCCACCTGTTCGGGCCGGCGCCGGAGATCGCCGCCTCCATCCGCCGGCGGGTCCGCGACGAGGTGGGCCTGGCCGTCTCGGTCGGGGTGGCGCGGACCAAGCACCTGGCCAAGATCGCCTCCCAGGTCGCCAAGCCCGACGGCTTGCTGCACGTCCCGCCCGACCATGAGCGGGAGTTCCTCGACCCGCTCCCGGTCGGGCTGATCTGGGGGGTGGGCCCCGCCACCCGGGCCCGCCTGGCGGGGGTCGGCATCCGTACCATCGGGCAGCTGGCGGCCATGCCCACACCTCTCCTGGCCGGGCTGGTCGGGGATGCGGCGGGGACCAAGCTCGGCTCCCTGGCCCTCAACGAGGACGGCCGCCGCATCGAGACCGGCCGGGTGGCGTCGTCCATGGGGGCCCAGGCCGCCCTCGGCCGGCGCCGGGCCGAGCCCGATCTGGTGAGCTCGACCCTCGGTTACCTGGCCGACCGGGTGGCGGGACGGCTGCGGGCGGCGGGGCGGGCCGGGCGCACGGTGGCGGTCCGGGTCCGGTTCCCGGGCATGCGCTCGGTGACCCGCTCGGTGACCCTCGAGCTGCCGATCTGCACCACCCGCACCCTGGCCGAGGTGGCCGTGGACCTGGTGGGGCGGGCCCTGCGGGACGAGGCCGGCCAGCGGGAGATCACGCTGCTCGCCATCTCGGTGTCGGCGCTGACCGACCAGCCCACCATCCAGGCCGAGCTGCCCCTGCTCCTGCCGGGGACGGCCCACCGCCCCGGCAGCCCCCTAGGTGCCGCCCGTTGGGCGGTGGACCGGGCCGTCGACGCCGCCCGCCGCCGCTTCGGCCGCGAGGCGGTGGGCTACGCCGGGGTGGTGTTCGGCCCCGGCTCCTCCGTTCCCGACGAGTTCCGGGAGCTGGCCGAGCGGTGAGGGGCCGGGCCCCGAACGGTCAGGTCAGCGGCTCGGGGGCCAGGGTGAACGTCCGCTCGAGGTGGGCGGTGTCGTTGAAGCGGCGGATGGCCCAGCGCCCCTCGGTCGCGACCAGATGGCTGACCGACCCGTTGTCCGCCCCCAGGAAGGCGAAAGGCCGGCAGCCGGTGGCCTGGCGCATGATCTCGGCGATCACGCCGCCGTGGGTGAACACCGCCACCCGCCCGTCGGGATGGGCGCCCACGATCCGGGCCAGCCCCGCCCCCACCCGCGCCGCCAGGGCCTCGCTGGTCTCGGCGCCCGGGATGGTGTCCCAACGCTGCTCGGCCATCATCCGGAGGGCGGCGGGGTGGCCCTCGGCCACCATCTTGCGGAACAGGCCCCCCTCCCACTCCCCGAGGTAGACCTCCCGCAGGTCCGCCTCCACCCGGACCTCGAGACCGGTGCGGCGCGCTAGGGGGGCAGCCGTCTCCCGGGTCCGGCGCAGGCTGGTGACGTAGATGGCGTCGATCTGCTCGAGCGCCAAGCGCTCCCCGACCCGCTCCGCCTCCTCCTGTCCCTCCGGTGCCAGCGGGGGATCCCCATGGCCGTCGACGAGGGGGAACGGCTCGTCGGGGCGGGCCGGCCACGACTCCCCGTGGCGGACGATCAGCAGCTCGGTGGCCCCGGGCTGCGCCTCGAAGCGGTGCTGGCGGTACTCGGTCGGTTCCCCGCCGCTCACCGGGCCCGGGCGCCGGTCTGGTGCAGCTCGATCATGTTGCCGGCCGGGTCGTGGACGAAGGTCTGCAGCCCGGTGCTCACCGCCATCGGCTCCCCGACCTCGACCCCCCGGTCCCGGAGCTCGGTGACCGTGGCCGCCAGGTCCTCGACCAGGATGGCGAAGTGCTGGCCCGGGGCCGGCTTGCTGTCGGACTCGAGCAGGTGGAGCTGCTGGCCGCCGGCGTCCAGCCACGCCCCGCCGAACCCGAAGTCGGGTCGGTCGTCGCGCACGGTAAGGCCGAGGACGCCGGTGTAGAAGTCGATGGCGGCAGGGACGTCGCCGACGTTGATGGACACGTGGTGCACGGCCAGAGGTTTCACCCCCGAGACCTTAAAGCGACATCGGGTCGGGTGCCTCGGGATCGAGGCCGTAGCGCCGGATGGCGTCCTCGACCTCCTCGGGCTTGCCGTCCCCCGACTCGGACAGCGCGGCGAGCACGGCGGTCGTCACGTGCTCGGCGTCGACCTCGAAGTAGCGCCGGAGCGGGGCGCGGGCGTCGGAGCGCCCCCACCCGTCGGTGCCGAGGGGCCGGAACACGCCCGGCACCCAGCGGGCCACCTGGTCGGGCACGGCCTTCATGAAGTCGGTGACCGCCACGACCGGTCCCTCGCTGGCGGCCAGCGCCTCGGTGACGTACGGTGCCCGCGGCGGCGAGCCGGCGTGCAGGCGGTTCCAGCGCTCGGCGGCCAGGGCGTCCTCGCGCAGGGCCTTGTACGACGTGACCGACCAGCACTCGGCGGCCACGCCCCAGTCCCGGGCCAGCATGTCCCGCGCCTGGACGGCGGCCGACCACGCCGTGCCCGAGAACAGGATCGTGGCCCGCCGGCTGCGCCCGTTCCCGGCGCTGTCGGTCGGGGCGGGGCTGAACCGGTACATGCCGGCCAGGATCCCGGCCCGCACCGCCTCGGCCTCCTGGTCCTCGGGCAGGGCGGGCATGGCGTAGTTCTCGTTGTACAGGGTGAGGTAGTAGAAGCGGTCCTCCGGGTCGGGGCCGTACATGCGCCGGATCCCGTCGGCCACGACCGTCCCGAGCTCGTAGGCGAAGGCGCAGTCGTAGGCGCAGAGGGACGGGACCGTCGACGCCAGGACCAGCGAATGGCCGTCGTCGTGCTGCAGGCCCTCCCCCTCGAGGGTGGTGCGCCCGGCGGTGGCACCCATCAGGAAACCCCGGCCGCGCGCGTCCCCGAAGGCCCAGATCAGGTCCCCGACGCGCTGGAACCCGAACATCGAATAGAAGAGGTAGAACGGCACCATCGGCTGGCCGTGCACCGCGTACGACGTGCCGGCGGCGGTCAGCGACGCCATCGATCCCGCCTCGGTGATGCCCTCCTCCAGGATCTGGCCGTCCTTGGCCTCGTGGTAGGAGAGCTGGAGGTCGGCGTCGACCGGCGTGTACAGCTGACCGGTCGAGGCGTAGATGCCGAACTGGCGGAACAGGGCGTCGAGCCCGAAGGTGCGCGCCTCGTCGGGGATGATCGGCACGACCAGCCGGCCAATCTGCTCGTCGCGCAGCAGGTTCCGCAGCATGACGGCGAAGGCCATCGTCGTGGACACCTCCCGCCCCCCCGACCCCCGGTCGAACTCGGCGAAGACCTCCGCCTTGGGCAGGGGCAGGGGCCGGGACCGCACAACCCGCCGGGGCAGGAAGCCGTTGAGGGCCCGGCGCCGCGCCATCAGGTACTCGTAGGCCTCGGACCCCTCGGGCGGCCGGTAGTACGGGGGCAGCTCGGCGTCCAGGGCCTCGTCGGGCACCTCGTCCTGGAGGTACAGCCGGTCGCGCAGGGCGGCCAGCTGGGCCTTGTTCATCTTCTTGATCTGGTGGGTGGCGTTGCGGGCCTCGATCTGCGGCCCGAGGGTCCAGCCCTTGATCGTCTTGGCCAGGATGGCGGTGGGCGTGCCGGTGTTGTCGGTGGCGGCCTGGTAGGCGGCGTAGAGCTTGCGGTAGTCGTGGCCGCCGCGCGGCAGGGCCTGCAGGTCCTCGTCGGACAGGTGCTCGACCAGGCGCCGCAGGCGGGGGTCGGGGCCGAAGAAGTGCTCGCGGATGTAGGCGCCGGTCTCCGTGGCGTACTTCTGGAACTGGCCGTCGACCGTGGTGTTCATCTTGTTGAGCAGCACGCCGTCGACGTCGCGCGCCAGCAGGTCGTCCCACTTCGATCCCCAGATCACCTTGATCACGTTCCAGCCCGCGCCCCGGAAGATGGCCTCGAGCTCCTGGATGATCTTCCCGTTGCCGCGGACCGGGCCGTCGAGGCGCTGCAGGTTGCAGTTCACGACGAAGATGAGGTTGTCGAGGCCCTCGCGTGCGGCCAGGGACAGGGCGCCGAGAGTCTCGGGCTCGTCGCACTCCCCGTCCCCGACGAAGCACCACACCCGGCTGTCGGACGTGTCGAAGATCCGGCGGTCCTGCAGATAGCGGTTGAACCGGGCCTGGTAGACGGCGTTGATCGGGCCCAGGCCCATCGACACCGTCGGGAACTCCCATACGTCGGGCATGGCCCGGGGATGGGGGTAGGAGGTCAGGCCCCGCGCCCCTTCGTGGAGGGCGGCGATCTCCCGGCGGTAGTAGTCGAGCTCCCGCTCGGACAGCCGGCCCTCGAGGAAGGCCCGGGCGTAGACGCCGGGGGCGGCGTGGCCCTGGAAGTAGACCTGGTCACCCGACGTGCCGGCGTCCTTGCCCCGGAAGAAGTGGTTGA from Acidimicrobiales bacterium includes the following:
- a CDS encoding ATP-binding protein, coding for MTETSTTLPTGAKPPPQARRLLRPLTLVVLLIVVATTLAASWATRNLVRDQESRLLQERTKEVALVLNEAVGTIQSELATLGSQLQLPGGLDRFPAYAAAQVGGAGGGTAVALLQPSGTGFVVVAAAGKGLSTGQGLGGGVAATASTALHHPGVYTTPVYSRAGARLLGLATGPPAAPPGMVLYRETPAAGRSPSSLQSGPYSELYLALYDSPRPRSDTLVLANTLQLPLPGPVVSEQFKLGQSQWFLEVAARQPLVGSVAGRAAWFVLGVGLLGAVLMGLLAEMIGRRRDYALALVDERTAALRASLDELAAAQAQLVDRERLAAIGQLASAVGHELRNPLGVISNSLYLLRRSSDPDDEKVRRQLDTADREVSAATLIVSDLLEYARGRQPIIAGVALDQLVEEVLSVSPAPDGIDVSWDGAADVPPVAADRDQLRQVLLNLVTNAYDAMPDGGAITVDAAPDGSGRIRIRVADTGSGMAQDTRSRVFEPFFTTKARGVGLGLAVSARIVGAHAGTITVDSTPGAGTTFVIDLPVFSGENGA
- a CDS encoding response regulator, translating into MTTVLVVDDEPGMRETLTDILEGAGYAVVVASDGDSAMAAFRTQPVDVVVMDVRMPGRDGVSVLQEMNGPPPNVIMMTAYAMEERLRDAMDSRAYAMVHKPFQARYLLSLVEEATGSPA
- a CDS encoding ATP-binding protein, coding for MNPPADGAGAGGSVLVVDDDPGMRDTVVDILSGNDIEAVGAASAAQALDRARVGATAVAVVDYRLPDASGAELGARLKERDPDIQVVLVTGYATLETAIAAVGLLDDFLTKPVPPDQLVRSVRSALDRWRLRRENAELLSRLSDSNRRLQESVAERTRDLEGVISLAGSLSRAVAVGEAASAGTAALVAATGSDAGAAYVLDESDTLLELSADVGGAEPFPPRLPLNGSVEGGRGGGLDSADRVELQVAGQPVGVIFLIRPRQSNPELVAALSTLAALAVQNAQRFGRERQTVERLSELDRMKDTLLASVSHELRTPLTAIVGFAEVLERQGDAIPADRRQEILHRMVAQGARLSRLIENVLSSITIKGQAMQVTIGPVPVADVVERVLGSLPDRVNVNVDVDADLQVLADTGRLEQVVGNLVDNAVKYAGDDLSISAHLHGADRVELAVADRGPGIDPAALAEVFDPFVQGPSGPTVQAGGVGLGLYIARQLVEAMGGTIEVDSGAGEGSIFRVRLRAA
- the dinB gene encoding DNA polymerase IV, with protein sequence MPSSRAATILHADLDAFYASVEQLLDPRLRGRPIAVGGGVVLAASYQAKAFGVEAGMAGWRARQLCPGLEFVGGHFREYQRLADEVMAVFHDFTPLVERVSIDEAFLDVAGAVHLFGPAPEIAASIRRRVRDEVGLAVSVGVARTKHLAKIASQVAKPDGLLHVPPDHEREFLDPLPVGLIWGVGPATRARLAGVGIRTIGQLAAMPTPLLAGLVGDAAGTKLGSLALNEDGRRIETGRVASSMGAQAALGRRRAEPDLVSSTLGYLADRVAGRLRAAGRAGRTVAVRVRFPGMRSVTRSVTLELPICTTRTLAEVAVDLVGRALRDEAGQREITLLAISVSALTDQPTIQAELPLLLPGTAHRPGSPLGAARWAVDRAVDAARRRFGREAVGYAGVVFGPGSSVPDEFRELAER
- a CDS encoding histidine phosphatase family protein, producing the protein MSGGEPTEYRQHRFEAQPGATELLIVRHGESWPARPDEPFPLVDGHGDPPLAPEGQEEAERVGERLALEQIDAIYVTSLRRTRETAAPLARRTGLEVRVEADLREVYLGEWEGGLFRKMVAEGHPAALRMMAEQRWDTIPGAETSEALAARVGAGLARIVGAHPDGRVAVFTHGGVIAEIMRQATGCRPFAFLGADNGSVSHLVATEGRWAIRRFNDTAHLERTFTLAPEPLT
- a CDS encoding VOC family protein gives rise to the protein MKPLAVHHVSINVGDVPAAIDFYTGVLGLTVRDDRPDFGFGGAWLDAGGQQLHLLESDSKPAPGQHFAILVEDLAATVTELRDRGVEVGEPMAVSTGLQTFVHDPAGNMIELHQTGARAR
- the aceE gene encoding pyruvate dehydrogenase (acetyl-transferring), homodimeric type, with the protein product MEAVIFDGFSHQLPDTDPEETREWVDSFDQIVEVQGRTRARFLLMKLLERARLAQVGFPATVSTPYVNTIPSDQEPWFPGDDYMERRIRAYIRWNAAVMVSRANSRSPGIGGHLATFASSASLYEVGFNHFFRGKDAGTSGDQVYFQGHAAPGVYARAFLEGRLSERELDYYRREIAALHEGARGLTSYPHPRAMPDVWEFPTVSMGLGPINAVYQARFNRYLQDRRIFDTSDSRVWCFVGDGECDEPETLGALSLAAREGLDNLIFVVNCNLQRLDGPVRGNGKIIQELEAIFRGAGWNVIKVIWGSKWDDLLARDVDGVLLNKMNTTVDGQFQKYATETGAYIREHFFGPDPRLRRLVEHLSDEDLQALPRGGHDYRKLYAAYQAATDNTGTPTAILAKTIKGWTLGPQIEARNATHQIKKMNKAQLAALRDRLYLQDEVPDEALDAELPPYYRPPEGSEAYEYLMARRRALNGFLPRRVVRSRPLPLPKAEVFAEFDRGSGGREVSTTMAFAVMLRNLLRDEQIGRLVVPIIPDEARTFGLDALFRQFGIYASTGQLYTPVDADLQLSYHEAKDGQILEEGITEAGSMASLTAAGTSYAVHGQPMVPFYLFYSMFGFQRVGDLIWAFGDARGRGFLMGATAGRTTLEGEGLQHDDGHSLVLASTVPSLCAYDCAFAYELGTVVADGIRRMYGPDPEDRFYYLTLYNENYAMPALPEDQEAEAVRAGILAGMYRFSPAPTDSAGNGRSRRATILFSGTAWSAAVQARDMLARDWGVAAECWSVTSYKALREDALAAERWNRLHAGSPPRAPYVTEALAASEGPVVAVTDFMKAVPDQVARWVPGVFRPLGTDGWGRSDARAPLRRYFEVDAEHVTTAVLAALSESGDGKPEEVEDAIRRYGLDPEAPDPMSL